The following proteins come from a genomic window of Bradyrhizobium paxllaeri:
- a CDS encoding tripartite tricarboxylate transporter substrate-binding protein, with protein sequence MMYLVRSLVLLLVLSSPCARALAQDYPSRPITMIVPFSAGGPGDVIARILGTTMSATLKQSFVIENVVGAGGTLGTNRVAKAPPDGYTLLLMHVGQATAPALYAKLPFDPVGDFSMIGLVTDVPMILVTRPNFPAKDLKELVARIRSDGDKTTYGNVGLGSASQLCGLMFMSTTDTKLTSVYYKGGGPALNDVLAGHIDVYCDPATGPTPHIQSGTIKGYAITSKQRVPTLPNVPTAAEAGLPAFDVTTWYGLYAPRGTPKPVIATLVAALQTALKDPALVSRFGELSMAPVKQDRATPEALEAFLRAEIDKWGRIIKAAGIEPQ encoded by the coding sequence ATGATGTATCTGGTGCGATCGCTGGTCCTGCTTCTGGTGCTTTCTTCTCCCTGCGCCAGGGCGCTTGCGCAGGACTACCCCTCCCGCCCGATCACGATGATCGTGCCCTTCTCTGCCGGCGGCCCCGGTGACGTGATTGCGCGCATTCTCGGGACTACCATGAGCGCGACACTGAAGCAGTCGTTCGTGATTGAGAACGTGGTCGGCGCCGGTGGCACGCTCGGCACCAATCGCGTCGCAAAGGCGCCGCCCGATGGCTACACATTGCTCTTGATGCATGTCGGCCAGGCGACCGCGCCGGCACTCTACGCCAAATTGCCGTTCGACCCAGTCGGCGATTTCTCCATGATCGGCCTCGTCACCGACGTGCCGATGATCCTCGTGACGCGACCAAATTTTCCGGCAAAGGACCTGAAGGAGCTGGTCGCCCGAATCCGCAGCGACGGCGACAAGACGACATACGGCAATGTCGGACTGGGCTCCGCATCGCAACTCTGCGGATTGATGTTCATGAGCACGACCGACACCAAGCTTACATCGGTCTATTACAAGGGCGGCGGCCCCGCTCTAAATGATGTTCTCGCGGGTCATATCGACGTGTATTGCGATCCCGCCACCGGACCGACGCCCCATATACAGTCCGGCACAATCAAGGGGTACGCGATCACCAGCAAGCAGCGCGTTCCGACGCTGCCAAACGTGCCAACCGCAGCCGAGGCCGGCCTCCCCGCATTCGATGTTACGACCTGGTACGGTCTCTATGCGCCGCGCGGCACGCCGAAGCCCGTCATCGCCACGCTGGTCGCTGCCCTGCAGACCGCTCTCAAGGATCCGGCGCTTGTCAGTCGCTTTGGCGAACTCAGCATGGCTCCGGTCAAACAAGACCGTGCGACCCCAGAAGCGCTGGAGGCCTTCCTTCGAGCAGAAATCGACAAATGGGGGCGAATCATCAAGGCGGCAGGAATCGAACCTCAATAG
- a CDS encoding branched-chain amino acid ABC transporter permease, which translates to MEGFLQALAAGLLIGAVYGLMCVGLGLIFGVMRVINFAHGDFMMLGMYAAFYLFTAAGVQAVFGNAVGPFVAILLAGPVLAVFGYFVHRTLISHVSGTRTASLEGEGHYAQLILTLGIALILQNGGLIIFGSVLASIRTPLSSSAWELGLLSDVSVFINKARGIDAVVSLVIMTLLSLLITRSRIGKSLRAAADNPTAATYMGIDVDRAHRVAFALGCGITAIAGGLLATNYPFHPFVGLEYVIVMYAGVVLGGMGSIIGAFWGGMTIGLVQQMSTLILPTQLQNAAIFVVFLLIIFFRPQGFFGRMVERT; encoded by the coding sequence ATGGAGGGCTTTCTGCAAGCGCTCGCCGCCGGCCTGTTGATCGGTGCGGTCTACGGCCTGATGTGCGTAGGCCTCGGGCTGATCTTCGGTGTCATGCGCGTGATCAATTTCGCTCACGGCGACTTCATGATGCTCGGCATGTATGCCGCCTTCTACCTCTTCACCGCCGCAGGGGTGCAGGCCGTGTTCGGCAACGCCGTGGGACCGTTCGTCGCGATCCTGCTCGCCGGCCCCGTGCTCGCGGTGTTCGGCTACTTCGTTCACCGCACCCTGATCTCCCACGTATCGGGCACCCGCACCGCCTCACTCGAGGGTGAGGGCCATTATGCCCAGCTCATCCTCACGCTCGGCATCGCGCTGATCCTGCAGAACGGCGGCCTCATCATCTTCGGATCGGTACTGGCCTCGATCCGCACTCCACTATCGAGTTCGGCCTGGGAGCTTGGTCTTCTCTCCGACGTAAGCGTCTTCATTAACAAAGCGCGTGGCATCGATGCCGTTGTCTCGCTGGTGATCATGACGCTGCTCAGTCTCTTGATCACACGTTCGCGGATCGGCAAGTCGCTGCGCGCCGCGGCCGATAATCCGACGGCGGCCACCTATATGGGCATCGACGTCGATCGTGCGCACCGGGTCGCCTTTGCGCTCGGCTGCGGCATCACCGCCATCGCCGGCGGCCTGCTCGCCACCAACTATCCGTTCCATCCTTTTGTCGGCCTTGAATACGTGATCGTGATGTATGCCGGCGTCGTGCTCGGCGGCATGGGCAGCATCATCGGCGCTTTCTGGGGCGGCATGACGATAGGTCTGGTCCAGCAGATGTCGACGCTGATCCTGCCGACGCAGCTGCAGAATGCGGCGATCTTCGTCGTCTTCCTCCTGATCATCTTCTTCCGTCCGCAAGGCTTCTTCGGACGCATGGTCGAGAGGACGTGA
- a CDS encoding ABC transporter ATP-binding protein: MLRIEGLSAGYSAKPVLNGVSINVEAGQFVAIVGPNGAGKTTLFKTISGILQPGAGRIMFGDADLLTVPPAQRAHLGIAHVPEGRQVFPSLTVMENLEMGAMTESGRRDWKQNIERIFEWLPVLAERRGQFAGTLSGGQQQMLAIGRGLASSPKLLMLDEPSMGLAPSTADFIFERLIDIRTQSGLTMLLVEQRVAEALESADHGYVLEAGRVVLEGNNETLRADDRVRKAYLGM; this comes from the coding sequence ATGCTCCGCATTGAAGGATTGAGCGCGGGCTATTCGGCCAAGCCCGTTCTGAACGGCGTGTCGATCAATGTCGAGGCGGGCCAGTTCGTTGCAATCGTAGGACCCAACGGCGCCGGCAAGACCACGCTGTTCAAGACCATCTCCGGCATCCTGCAGCCGGGCGCCGGCCGGATCATGTTCGGCGACGCCGACCTGCTGACGGTACCGCCGGCGCAGCGCGCGCATCTCGGCATCGCGCATGTGCCCGAAGGACGCCAGGTTTTTCCGTCGCTCACCGTGATGGAGAATCTGGAAATGGGCGCAATGACCGAAAGCGGCCGGCGCGACTGGAAACAGAATATCGAGCGCATCTTTGAATGGCTGCCGGTGCTCGCGGAACGCCGGGGCCAGTTCGCCGGCACGCTGTCGGGCGGGCAGCAGCAGATGCTGGCGATCGGCCGCGGCCTCGCCTCTTCGCCCAAGCTCCTGATGCTAGACGAGCCATCGATGGGCCTCGCGCCTTCAACGGCTGATTTCATCTTCGAACGGTTGATCGACATCCGCACGCAATCCGGCCTGACCATGCTGCTGGTCGAGCAGCGCGTCGCGGAAGCGCTGGAATCCGCCGATCACGGCTACGTCCTCGAAGCCGGACGGGTCGTGCTCGAGGGCAACAACGAGACGCTGCGTGCGGATGATCGGGTCCGCAAGGCCTATCTCGGCATGTGA
- a CDS encoding metallophosphoesterase family protein: protein MLRIGIISDTHGLLRPEAEQRLAGAAHIIHAGDIGHADVVGLLRRIAPVTAIRGNIDTGDWAKHYPDTQLIQLGERSFYVLHDLQDLQIDPAVCGIDVVVYGHSHRPRIQTIDGVLYLNPGSAGPQRFKLPVTVATLELTVSGLRPVIHDLSPPKY, encoded by the coding sequence ATGCTGAGGATTGGAATCATATCGGACACCCACGGGCTCCTGCGGCCTGAGGCTGAGCAAAGGCTTGCCGGGGCGGCGCATATCATCCACGCTGGCGATATTGGTCACGCGGACGTTGTCGGCTTGCTGCGTAGGATTGCGCCTGTCACTGCGATCAGAGGAAACATCGATACCGGCGACTGGGCGAAACATTATCCCGACACTCAGCTAATACAGCTCGGGGAGCGGTCCTTCTATGTCTTGCACGACCTTCAGGATCTGCAGATCGATCCAGCAGTTTGCGGAATTGACGTGGTTGTTTACGGGCACTCGCATCGGCCGCGGATCCAAACGATTGACGGCGTGCTTTATCTAAATCCGGGAAGCGCCGGGCCACAGCGTTTCAAGCTGCCTGTCACAGTGGCTACTTTGGAGCTAACCGTAAGCGGCCTTCGGCCTGTCATTCACGACCTTAGTCCGCCGAAGTACTGA
- a CDS encoding ABC transporter substrate-binding protein, translating into MTGNFQTKVTRRTLLAGASSALIASRAWAQQPSEVKVGLLVPISGMYARPGTVMRQGAEMAIDHINAQGGVKALGGAKMKLVVLDSGDSTEKAKNAAQRMVAQETDLVAASGAYLSSFTLAVTEVTERANLPVLTLSYSDLITDRGFKYVFQTSATAGSQARQALPQIIKLAETASGKRPKTVAILTDNTAASVASAKSMREGLLAENQLQLIVDETFTPPLADATSLVQKIRSAKPDLLFFLPTIISDAKLLLEKMNEFGLGQGKIPTISFGIAIAEPDMLQTVSPELLQGVLTCVASWGAKGHEALIAELKNRYKEPWMTQNAISTYGDMWVIKDALEKAGKADRVAVAEALRSMDAGPSKYYPLGEIKFDEKGRRLGAGMTIVQWQTGVPVTVFPPQLALAQPFWPKS; encoded by the coding sequence ATGACTGGGAATTTTCAGACCAAAGTGACCCGGCGAACATTGCTCGCCGGCGCATCCAGCGCGCTGATTGCATCCCGCGCCTGGGCGCAGCAGCCTTCTGAAGTCAAGGTCGGCCTGCTGGTTCCGATATCCGGCATGTACGCGCGGCCGGGGACCGTGATGCGCCAGGGCGCCGAAATGGCGATCGATCACATCAACGCCCAGGGCGGCGTCAAAGCGCTCGGCGGCGCCAAGATGAAACTGGTGGTACTCGACTCCGGCGACAGCACCGAGAAGGCCAAGAACGCCGCACAGCGCATGGTGGCGCAGGAGACCGATCTGGTGGCGGCGAGCGGCGCCTATCTCTCGTCCTTCACGCTCGCGGTCACCGAGGTCACGGAGCGGGCCAACCTGCCCGTCCTCACCCTCTCTTATTCCGACCTCATCACCGACCGCGGCTTCAAATACGTCTTCCAGACCTCGGCGACCGCGGGCTCCCAGGCACGGCAGGCCTTGCCGCAGATCATCAAGCTTGCCGAAACCGCCTCCGGCAAACGGCCGAAGACGGTCGCGATCTTGACCGACAACACCGCAGCTTCCGTCGCCTCCGCGAAGTCGATGCGCGAAGGTCTTCTGGCAGAGAACCAGTTGCAACTGATCGTCGACGAGACCTTTACGCCTCCGCTCGCCGACGCCACGTCGCTGGTGCAGAAGATCCGCTCCGCCAAGCCCGACCTTCTGTTCTTCCTGCCCACTATAATCTCCGACGCAAAGCTGCTGCTGGAGAAGATGAACGAGTTCGGCCTCGGCCAGGGCAAGATTCCCACCATCTCGTTCGGAATTGCGATCGCCGAGCCGGATATGCTGCAGACGGTCAGCCCGGAGCTGCTGCAGGGCGTATTGACCTGCGTCGCAAGCTGGGGAGCCAAGGGACATGAAGCGCTCATCGCGGAGCTGAAGAACCGCTACAAGGAGCCATGGATGACGCAGAACGCGATCTCCACCTATGGCGACATGTGGGTGATCAAGGACGCGCTCGAGAAGGCCGGCAAGGCCGATCGCGTCGCGGTCGCTGAGGCCCTGCGCAGCATGGACGCCGGACCTTCCAAGTATTACCCGCTCGGCGAAATCAAGTTCGACGAAAAAGGCCGACGCCTCGGCGCCGGCATGACTATCGTGCAGTGGCAGACCGGCGTACCGGTTACGGTATTCCCGCCGCAACTGGCACTCGCGCAACCCTTCTGGCCCAAGAGCTGA
- a CDS encoding ABC transporter substrate-binding protein — protein sequence MNKNNKGLTRRTVLSGAAAVGFSGLARAQQPAEVKVGLIVPLSGIYTRPGQVMRMGAEMGIDHINKQGGIKALGGAKMKLVVIDCGDTTEKAKNAAQRMVAQETDLVAATGAYLSSFTLAVTEVTERAELPVLTLSYSDLLTERGFKYIFQTAAPASRQSELGLPTLMKLAESASGKRPKTVAMLMDNTATSIATAKALKEKLFAQEGLQLVVEEIWTPPLSDATPLIQKVRSARPDLLLFMPNAVSDAKLGLEKINEFGLGQGKIPTVSFSITIAEPDMLQSVSTEAVQGIMTIVANWGSKGQEELIAELKAKYKEPWATQNVVSTYGDMWLMKEALEKAGKADRQAVAQAFRTMDAGPSKYYPGGQLKFDEKGRRVGAGVVIVQWQNGVPVTVYPPELAQASPFWPKKS from the coding sequence ATGAACAAGAACAATAAAGGATTGACGCGCCGGACCGTTCTTTCGGGTGCCGCCGCTGTCGGCTTCTCAGGACTGGCCCGCGCACAGCAGCCGGCCGAGGTCAAGGTCGGACTTATCGTGCCGCTGTCCGGCATCTACACCCGTCCCGGCCAGGTGATGAGGATGGGCGCCGAGATGGGCATCGATCACATCAACAAACAGGGTGGTATCAAGGCGCTCGGCGGCGCCAAGATGAAGCTTGTGGTGATCGATTGCGGCGACACCACCGAAAAGGCAAAGAACGCGGCGCAACGAATGGTGGCGCAGGAAACCGACCTCGTTGCCGCGACCGGCGCCTACCTCTCCTCCTTCACCCTGGCGGTGACCGAGGTGACCGAACGCGCCGAATTGCCGGTGCTCACGCTCTCCTATTCGGACCTGCTGACCGAGCGCGGCTTTAAATACATCTTCCAGACCGCGGCCCCTGCCAGCCGGCAGTCGGAACTCGGTCTGCCAACACTGATGAAGCTTGCCGAATCCGCATCGGGCAAGCGGCCGAAGACGGTGGCGATGCTGATGGACAACACGGCGACCTCGATCGCAACCGCGAAGGCGTTGAAGGAAAAGCTGTTCGCGCAGGAAGGTCTGCAGCTCGTTGTGGAAGAGATCTGGACGCCGCCGCTGTCGGACGCCACTCCGCTGATCCAGAAAGTCCGCTCCGCGCGTCCCGACCTCCTCCTGTTCATGCCGAACGCGGTATCGGACGCCAAGCTCGGGCTGGAGAAGATCAACGAGTTCGGCCTCGGCCAGGGCAAGATCCCGACCGTCTCCTTCAGTATCACGATCGCCGAGCCGGACATGCTGCAGAGTGTCAGCACCGAAGCCGTGCAGGGCATCATGACGATCGTCGCCAACTGGGGTTCGAAGGGCCAGGAAGAGCTGATCGCGGAGTTGAAGGCCAAGTACAAGGAGCCTTGGGCGACACAAAACGTCGTCTCGACCTATGGCGACATGTGGCTGATGAAGGAAGCCCTGGAGAAAGCCGGCAAGGCCGACCGCCAAGCTGTCGCGCAAGCCTTCCGCACCATGGATGCAGGGCCGTCGAAATACTATCCGGGCGGCCAGCTCAAATTCGACGAGAAGGGCCGCCGTGTCGGCGCCGGTGTCGTCATCGTGCAGTGGCAAAATGGCGTGCCGGTCACCGTCTATCCGCCCGAACTCGCGCAGGCCTCGCCGTTCTGGCCGAAAAAATCCTGA
- a CDS encoding MmgE/PrpD family protein — translation MARSALAVEFADFGPDVVAKAKLCLIDFLSCAFEAGNHPWSRQAVAAAHPASSGATIIGTSRLASPADAAFANAVMGHGLVREDMHAASISHHGVVIWPTLLALSEQAALRGTALLAAAIIGYETGARIGRVLFNSDLARLYRPTGLVAPLGAALAGSFALGLSEQAATSAIAIAANTSSGLNEWPHGGGAEMYFHPGFAAANALRAIALAEAGASASETILEGEGGLFAAYRRQRAPNDIKLFGGGDAEIMAVYNKPAPACNFAQTASQAALRVSHELAETESVERIIIRAPDAAVRYPGCDAKGPYRNALQAKMSIPFSVAATLARGEIDEENYASLEDPEVLRLIAATDLESDTAFTAAFPAKQGADVTVHLRDGKTIRHSLSDVVAATPAEIRTRFRAAAAWVIGADRAHRLEQAIDDCEQLGDAGVIAAACRLDLKRVSGGIVNQETSIAITGSGR, via the coding sequence ATGGCGCGATCGGCGCTTGCCGTCGAGTTCGCGGATTTCGGTCCGGATGTGGTCGCGAAGGCCAAACTTTGCCTGATCGATTTCCTCTCCTGCGCATTCGAGGCTGGCAATCACCCTTGGAGCCGTCAGGCCGTGGCTGCGGCCCATCCAGCCAGCAGTGGCGCGACCATCATCGGAACCTCCCGGCTTGCATCTCCGGCAGATGCGGCCTTTGCCAATGCCGTGATGGGGCACGGCCTCGTCCGCGAAGACATGCATGCGGCCAGCATCTCGCACCATGGAGTCGTGATCTGGCCGACATTGCTCGCGCTCTCCGAACAGGCTGCCCTGCGCGGCACCGCGCTGCTTGCTGCCGCCATCATCGGGTATGAGACCGGCGCACGGATCGGCCGTGTCTTGTTCAACTCCGACCTCGCTCGCCTGTATCGACCGACCGGTCTGGTGGCGCCGCTTGGCGCCGCGCTGGCCGGCAGCTTTGCGCTTGGCCTGTCGGAGCAAGCCGCGACGAGCGCCATCGCGATCGCCGCCAACACTTCCAGCGGCCTCAACGAGTGGCCGCATGGCGGTGGCGCCGAAATGTACTTTCACCCGGGCTTCGCTGCAGCCAATGCGCTGAGGGCCATCGCGCTGGCCGAGGCCGGCGCCTCCGCCTCCGAGACCATCCTGGAAGGCGAAGGCGGCCTGTTCGCGGCCTACCGGCGGCAGCGGGCACCGAACGATATCAAACTGTTCGGCGGCGGTGACGCGGAAATCATGGCTGTCTACAACAAGCCGGCGCCGGCGTGCAATTTCGCGCAGACCGCATCGCAAGCCGCACTCCGCGTCTCGCACGAGCTTGCCGAAACCGAATCGGTCGAGCGCATCATCATTCGCGCGCCTGATGCTGCGGTTCGCTATCCCGGCTGCGATGCCAAGGGGCCCTACCGGAACGCGTTGCAGGCAAAGATGAGCATTCCGTTCAGCGTGGCGGCCACGCTTGCCCGTGGCGAGATCGACGAAGAGAACTACGCGTCCCTCGAGGATCCGGAAGTTCTCCGCCTGATCGCCGCAACCGATCTTGAGAGCGATACCGCCTTCACGGCCGCCTTTCCCGCCAAACAAGGCGCTGATGTCACCGTCCACCTGCGGGATGGCAAGACGATCCGGCACAGCCTTTCCGACGTCGTCGCCGCGACCCCGGCCGAAATCCGAACCCGCTTTCGCGCCGCCGCAGCCTGGGTGATCGGTGCGGACCGCGCACACCGGTTGGAACAGGCGATCGATGACTGCGAGCAGCTTGGCGATGCCGGCGTCATCGCCGCGGCATGCCGGCTCGATCTTAAGCGAGTGTCGGGGGGAATCGTGAACCAGGAAACCAGCATTGCAATAACCGGGAGCGGCCGCTGA
- a CDS encoding carboxymuconolactone decarboxylase family protein: MDKATYDRGLEIRKDVLGSEFVDKALASADDFNRPMQDLTTEYCWGYVWGRDGLTRKTRSFLNLAMLCALNRPHELKTHVRGALANGATREEIREVFMQVAIYCGVPAGVDAFRNAKEVFAEFDKK; the protein is encoded by the coding sequence ATGGACAAGGCGACCTACGACCGCGGTCTCGAAATCCGCAAGGATGTGCTCGGCAGCGAGTTCGTCGACAAGGCATTGGCGTCGGCGGATGACTTCAACCGCCCGATGCAGGACCTGACGACAGAGTATTGCTGGGGCTATGTCTGGGGCCGCGACGGCCTGACACGAAAGACCCGCAGCTTCCTCAATCTCGCAATGCTTTGCGCACTCAACCGTCCGCATGAGCTGAAGACGCACGTACGCGGCGCGCTGGCCAACGGCGCCACACGCGAGGAAATTCGCGAGGTCTTCATGCAGGTGGCGATCTATTGTGGCGTTCCTGCCGGCGTGGATGCGTTCCGCAACGCCAAGGAAGTGTTTGCCGAGTTCGACAAGAAGTAG
- a CDS encoding branched-chain amino acid ABC transporter ATP-binding protein/permease, whose product MPQFRSLLPAILFTIAYAVVSLSVTNSYYQLVLTLVPVWAVFGLSWNLLSGYTGLISFGHAAFFGIGAYTTALGQIYFDLSPWLLIPIAAMLGGIAGLLIGFPTFRLQGHYFALAMLAYPLAILYVFEWLGFQEVTLPMKRDAPIAYMQFSDPRLYTLLALAIMLATIVLTRIIEQSRFGMALLAIKQNEAAAEAAGINTLAWKLRAIILSGAIAAAIGAFYAQVLLVVTPQSVFGMLVSAQALTVAMFGGVGTVWGPVIGSVILIPLAEILHAEAGDRFPGIQGVIFGFAIICVILVAPEGLFWKLRDLLRKRFPRKANAAPDAPQPATATVTPLHTAPRRRAAGSEVVLEVRNLSRSFGGLKAVQNVSFKLHKNEILGIIGPNGAGKTTLFNLLNGFLRPDEGEVIIDGRNMSGERPHTICEAGIGRTFQVMRPFPRMSILDNVVVGAYVRATTEDEASKLAADAVARVGLSDVADRVAGELSTKELRLMELARALAGQPRILLLDETLAGLGHGEADEVVAVIQQLARDGITIAIIEHTMQAMVRLVDSFVVLDHGAVITEGEPEVVTRDNRVIEAYLGKKWVAHAPH is encoded by the coding sequence ATGCCCCAGTTCCGCTCGCTGCTGCCTGCGATTCTCTTTACCATCGCCTACGCGGTGGTCTCGCTCAGCGTCACCAATTCCTACTATCAATTGGTGCTGACGCTGGTCCCGGTATGGGCCGTGTTCGGCCTTTCCTGGAATTTGCTCAGCGGCTACACGGGCCTGATCTCGTTCGGCCATGCGGCTTTCTTCGGGATCGGCGCCTACACGACCGCGCTCGGCCAGATCTACTTCGATCTGTCTCCCTGGCTTCTGATCCCGATCGCGGCAATGCTCGGCGGCATTGCCGGGCTTCTCATCGGCTTTCCGACTTTCCGCCTGCAGGGCCATTACTTTGCGCTGGCCATGCTCGCCTACCCGCTCGCCATCCTCTACGTCTTCGAATGGCTCGGTTTCCAGGAAGTCACGCTTCCGATGAAACGCGATGCGCCAATCGCCTATATGCAGTTTAGCGATCCTCGACTCTACACATTGCTGGCGCTGGCCATCATGCTGGCCACGATCGTGCTGACGCGGATCATCGAGCAGTCCCGCTTCGGCATGGCGCTGCTCGCCATCAAGCAGAACGAGGCCGCAGCCGAGGCCGCCGGGATCAATACGCTGGCGTGGAAGCTGCGCGCAATCATACTGAGCGGCGCCATCGCCGCCGCGATCGGTGCCTTTTACGCCCAGGTCCTTCTGGTCGTTACGCCGCAATCCGTGTTCGGCATGCTGGTGTCGGCTCAAGCTCTGACCGTCGCCATGTTTGGCGGCGTCGGAACGGTATGGGGACCAGTGATCGGATCGGTGATCCTGATCCCGCTGGCCGAGATACTGCACGCGGAAGCCGGCGATCGCTTCCCCGGCATCCAGGGTGTGATCTTCGGCTTCGCCATCATCTGCGTGATCCTGGTTGCTCCGGAAGGACTGTTCTGGAAGCTGCGCGATCTCCTGCGCAAGCGCTTCCCGCGGAAGGCAAATGCTGCGCCTGACGCGCCACAACCGGCAACGGCCACCGTGACGCCCTTGCACACCGCGCCTCGCAGGCGTGCCGCAGGCTCCGAAGTCGTGCTCGAGGTGCGTAATCTTTCACGCTCGTTCGGCGGATTGAAAGCCGTTCAGAATGTCAGCTTCAAGCTGCACAAGAACGAGATCCTCGGCATTATCGGCCCGAACGGCGCCGGCAAGACGACACTGTTCAATCTCCTCAACGGCTTCCTGCGCCCCGATGAGGGCGAAGTTATCATCGATGGCCGCAATATGTCCGGCGAACGGCCGCATACGATCTGCGAGGCCGGCATCGGCCGCACCTTCCAGGTCATGCGTCCGTTCCCGCGCATGTCGATTCTCGACAACGTCGTGGTCGGCGCCTATGTGCGCGCAACGACCGAGGACGAAGCGAGCAAGCTTGCCGCCGATGCCGTTGCGCGCGTCGGTCTTTCTGACGTGGCGGATCGCGTCGCCGGCGAGCTGTCGACCAAGGAATTGCGTTTGATGGAGCTCGCGCGCGCCCTCGCCGGCCAGCCGAGAATTTTGCTGCTCGATGAAACGCTCGCGGGCCTTGGCCATGGCGAGGCGGACGAGGTTGTCGCAGTCATCCAACAGCTCGCCCGTGACGGCATCACGATCGCGATCATCGAACACACCATGCAGGCGATGGTCCGCCTGGTCGACAGTTTCGTCGTCCTCGACCACGGCGCCGTCATCACCGAAGGAGAGCCCGAGGTCGTTACGCGCGACAACCGCGTGATCGAGGCCTATCTCGGCAAGAAATGGGTGGCCCATGCTCCGCATTGA
- a CDS encoding SDR family oxidoreductase: MKDKWALVTGATAGLGLAVAESLAGAGANIVLHDLVAPKEAADRLSARFGVSVMATEADLSQRTAIETMMAGLLDRCGAIDILVNNAVIRHFAAVEHFPPDAWDNALAVNLSAPFHLIRLALPAMKQRGWGRIVNMASIYSTRAVEDRIDYVTTKTAILGITRAVALETARTGITCNAVAPGTLPTPAIQGKIASIAAKAGESVESATASYLATRQPSGRFIGMEAVGALVVFLCGAAAQDITGACLPIDGGWSIA, encoded by the coding sequence ATGAAGGACAAATGGGCCCTCGTTACCGGAGCGACCGCCGGCCTCGGCTTGGCGGTAGCGGAAAGCCTTGCCGGCGCGGGAGCCAATATCGTCCTGCACGATCTCGTGGCGCCGAAAGAAGCCGCGGATCGCCTCAGTGCCCGCTTTGGCGTCTCGGTCATGGCCACCGAAGCGGACCTGTCGCAGCGTACCGCCATCGAAACCATGATGGCGGGCTTGCTCGACCGCTGTGGTGCCATCGATATCCTCGTCAACAACGCCGTTATCAGGCATTTCGCCGCCGTGGAGCATTTTCCGCCGGACGCCTGGGACAACGCGCTGGCGGTGAACCTGTCCGCGCCCTTTCACCTGATCCGCCTGGCACTCCCCGCCATGAAACAGCGCGGCTGGGGCCGCATCGTCAACATGGCGTCGATCTATTCGACGCGCGCCGTTGAGGATCGCATCGACTACGTCACCACCAAGACGGCGATCCTTGGCATCACCCGCGCCGTTGCGCTGGAAACAGCGCGCACCGGAATCACGTGCAACGCGGTGGCGCCTGGCACGCTGCCGACACCAGCCATCCAGGGCAAGATCGCATCCATCGCAGCAAAGGCCGGCGAGAGTGTCGAAAGTGCCACCGCGAGCTATCTAGCAACGCGGCAGCCCTCCGGCCGGTTCATCGGAATGGAGGCGGTCGGCGCGCTTGTGGTCTTCCTTTGCGGCGCGGCCGCCCAGGACATCACCGGCGCTTGCCTGCCAATCGATGGAGGCTGGTCGATCGCATGA
- a CDS encoding GntR family transcriptional regulator, producing MDRRRELQSTLRIEDVPTVRAMVAQKLREAIMSGTLKPGQRLVERELCEMMGVSRPSIREALRHLEADGLVKTVPHRGPVVSTISLEEARQLYDARAVLEGFAGRECARLCDPDVVRRIGDALTRLKAAAAKQDLVGCLEAKTDFYGALIGGCRNSFVERMLKPLHDRITLLRITSMSQPKRINKSLREVTAIWRAIQSGDEELAERCCVDHVKAAAVAALDMIARTSAKENSLPDE from the coding sequence ATGGACAGACGTAGGGAATTGCAGTCGACACTTCGAATAGAGGACGTTCCGACCGTCCGGGCGATGGTCGCCCAGAAGCTGCGCGAAGCAATCATGTCCGGCACCCTGAAGCCGGGCCAACGGCTGGTCGAGCGCGAACTCTGCGAAATGATGGGCGTCAGCCGTCCCTCGATCCGCGAGGCATTGCGGCACCTGGAGGCCGATGGGCTCGTCAAGACCGTCCCGCATCGCGGCCCGGTGGTCAGCACCATCAGCCTCGAGGAAGCCAGGCAGCTTTACGACGCGCGGGCGGTTCTGGAAGGATTTGCCGGCCGCGAATGCGCGCGACTGTGCGACCCCGACGTCGTGCGTCGAATTGGCGATGCCCTGACCCGGCTGAAAGCCGCCGCTGCCAAGCAGGATCTGGTCGGATGCCTGGAGGCCAAGACCGACTTCTATGGCGCACTCATCGGAGGCTGCCGCAACAGCTTTGTCGAGCGGATGCTCAAGCCGTTGCATGACCGGATCACACTGTTGCGGATCACCTCGATGTCGCAACCGAAGCGGATCAACAAGAGCTTGCGCGAGGTGACCGCAATCTGGCGCGCGATCCAGAGCGGCGATGAAGAACTCGCCGAGCGCTGTTGCGTGGATCACGTCAAGGCGGCGGCGGTTGCCGCCCTCGACATGATCGCGCGCACGTCGGCCAAGGAGAACTCGCTTCCCGACGAATAG